A window from Micromonospora profundi encodes these proteins:
- the eboE gene encoding metabolite traffic protein EboE encodes MRLRHAGGDTIHLGYCTNVHPAEDLAGILGQLDTYAVPVRAALGSDLLGLGLWLAAPVAAELAADPALRRRLRGELDARGLEVVTLNGFPYAAFQAPVVKHDVYHPDWTTEQRLTYTLNLARVLADLLPDDAARGSISTLPLAWRHPWDAERADAARHRLDQLAAGLAAVQRDTGREVRVGFEPEPGCVVESTGQAAALLSSMDTDRLGICLDLAHLACAWEEPTAALARLRSADLPVVKVQVSAAVEAADPAGGADALRRWVEPRFLHQTRGAGCAGVADPADPAYAADDLDAALDAELPGPWRVHYHVPLHAPPEEPLGSTLPVLRAALAALFEGPIAGCDHLDVETYTWGVLPAARRPGTDAELAAGIAAELAFARDELIGLGLHTERAVTTGETR; translated from the coding sequence ATGCGGCTGCGACATGCCGGCGGCGACACCATCCACCTCGGCTACTGCACGAACGTGCACCCCGCCGAGGACCTCGCCGGCATCCTCGGTCAACTGGACACCTACGCCGTGCCGGTCCGCGCGGCGCTCGGCAGTGACCTGCTCGGGCTCGGCCTGTGGCTCGCCGCCCCGGTCGCCGCCGAGCTGGCCGCCGACCCGGCGCTGCGCCGCCGGCTGCGCGGCGAACTGGACGCGCGCGGGCTGGAGGTGGTCACCCTCAACGGCTTCCCGTACGCGGCCTTCCAGGCGCCCGTGGTCAAACACGATGTGTACCACCCGGACTGGACCACCGAGCAGCGACTGACGTACACCCTGAACCTGGCCCGGGTGCTCGCGGACCTGCTGCCCGACGACGCCGCCCGGGGCTCGATCTCCACATTGCCGCTGGCCTGGCGGCACCCGTGGGACGCCGAACGGGCCGACGCCGCGCGGCACCGGCTGGACCAGCTCGCCGCCGGCCTGGCCGCCGTGCAACGCGACACCGGCCGGGAGGTGCGTGTCGGTTTCGAGCCGGAACCCGGCTGCGTGGTGGAGAGCACCGGCCAGGCAGCCGCGCTACTGTCCAGTATGGACACGGACCGGCTGGGCATCTGCCTGGACCTCGCCCACCTGGCCTGTGCGTGGGAGGAGCCGACGGCTGCGCTTGCCCGGCTGCGCTCGGCCGACCTGCCAGTGGTCAAGGTGCAGGTCTCCGCCGCCGTCGAGGCGGCCGACCCGGCTGGCGGCGCCGACGCGCTGCGCCGCTGGGTGGAGCCGCGCTTCCTGCACCAGACCCGAGGTGCCGGCTGTGCGGGCGTGGCAGACCCGGCCGACCCGGCGTACGCGGCCGACGACCTGGACGCGGCGCTGGACGCGGAGCTGCCCGGTCCGTGGCGGGTGCACTACCACGTGCCCCTGCACGCCCCGCCCGAGGAGCCGCTCGGCTCCACGCTGCCGGTGCTGCGCGCCGCCCTCGCCGCGCTGTTCGAGGGTCCGATCGCCGGCTGTGACCACCTGGACGTCGAGACGTACACCTGGGGGGTGCTGCCGGCCGCACGACGGCCCGGCACCGATGCGGAGCTGGCCGCGGGTATCGCCGCCGAGCTGGCATTCGCCCGGGACGAGCTGATTGGCCTTGGCCTGCACACCGAGCGGGCCGTGACCACGGGAGAGACGCGATGA
- a CDS encoding alkaline phosphatase family protein gives MSRRLVVLDVVGLTPRLLAHMPRLRGVADGGFRAELGTVLPAVTCSVQSTFLTGEQPSGHGIVGNGWYFRELGEVFLWRQHNALVGGDKLWQAARRAEPGYTVANVCWWYAMGADVNWTVTPRPVYYADGRKEPDCYTDPPELHDALTGRLGTFPLFTYWGPTAGLPSSRWICQAAEQILADVSPDLTLVYVPHLDYDLQRYGPSSAQAAAAAAELDAVLGPLLDAARARDATVVVLSEYGITDVSRPVDVNRLLRAEGLLRVHTQAGMEYLDPWTSKAFAVADHQVAHVYVKDPADVPAVAKLCAGLPGVAEVLDADGKAAYGLDHPRAGELVLVAEPDSWFTYYYWLDDARAPDFARLVEIHRKPGYDPAELFFDPAAPLAAKRRAGVALARKKIGMRYLMNAVGLDAGARAVRGSHGRLPTDPADAPVLLCSDPTAARERIEATEVKALLLELAGLSAGDGSVERPGEGS, from the coding sequence ATGAGCCGACGACTGGTGGTGCTCGACGTGGTGGGGCTGACCCCACGACTGCTGGCCCACATGCCACGACTGCGCGGGGTCGCCGACGGCGGCTTCCGGGCCGAGCTGGGTACGGTGCTGCCCGCGGTGACCTGCTCGGTGCAGTCCACATTCCTCACCGGCGAGCAGCCCAGCGGGCACGGCATCGTCGGCAACGGGTGGTATTTCCGGGAGCTGGGCGAGGTGTTCCTGTGGCGCCAGCACAACGCTCTTGTCGGCGGGGACAAGCTCTGGCAGGCCGCCCGTCGCGCCGAGCCGGGCTACACGGTGGCAAACGTCTGCTGGTGGTACGCGATGGGCGCGGACGTCAACTGGACTGTCACCCCGCGCCCGGTCTACTACGCCGACGGGCGCAAGGAACCGGACTGCTACACCGACCCGCCGGAGCTGCACGACGCGCTGACCGGGCGGCTGGGCACCTTCCCGCTGTTCACCTACTGGGGGCCGACGGCCGGGCTGCCGTCGTCGCGGTGGATCTGCCAGGCGGCCGAGCAGATCCTCGCCGACGTGTCACCTGACCTCACGCTTGTCTACGTCCCGCACCTGGATTACGACCTGCAACGGTACGGCCCGTCGTCCGCCCAGGCCGCCGCGGCGGCTGCCGAGCTGGACGCGGTGCTCGGCCCGCTGCTGGACGCCGCCCGTGCCCGGGACGCGACAGTGGTGGTGCTGTCGGAGTACGGCATCACCGACGTGTCCCGGCCGGTGGACGTCAACCGGTTGCTGCGCGCCGAAGGGCTGCTGCGGGTGCACACGCAGGCCGGCATGGAGTACCTCGACCCGTGGACGTCGAAGGCGTTCGCTGTCGCCGACCACCAGGTCGCGCACGTCTACGTCAAGGACCCGGCCGACGTGCCTGCGGTGGCGAAGCTCTGCGCCGGGTTGCCCGGTGTGGCCGAAGTGCTCGACGCCGACGGCAAAGCCGCGTACGGGCTGGACCATCCGCGCGCCGGTGAGCTGGTGCTGGTGGCCGAGCCGGACTCCTGGTTCACGTACTACTACTGGCTCGACGACGCCCGCGCGCCGGACTTCGCCCGCCTCGTCGAGATCCACCGCAAGCCCGGGTACGACCCGGCGGAGCTGTTCTTCGACCCGGCCGCGCCGCTGGCGGCAAAGCGCCGCGCCGGGGTGGCGTTGGCGCGGAAGAAGATCGGTATGCGCTACCTCATGAACGCCGTCGGGCTGGACGCCGGCGCACGGGCGGTACGCGGCTCGCACGGGCGGCTGCCCACCGATCCGGCGGACGCCCCTGTGCTGCTCTGCTCGGATCCGACCGCTGCCCGGGAGCGGATCGAGGCCACCGAGGTCAAGGCGCTGCTGCTGGAACTCGCCGGGCTGAGCGCCGGTGACGGGTCAGTGGAGCGGCCGGGGGAGGGGTCGTGA
- a CDS encoding polyprenyl synthetase family protein: protein MTVTVTPTDTSGLRARFDAELAAFLDRQGPDWPDGAPRGVFTALQRFVLAGGKRLRPLFCYWGWRGAGAADGTPIVVAAAALELFHAFALIHDDILDGSDRRRGEPSVHRLFADLHARSSWRGDPEAYGRNTALLCGDLCAAWSDQMFHECGLSTEQVHRGYGVFALMRTEVIAGEYLDLVSGVGDGSVASALTVIRMKAARYTVTRPLQIGAALAGAGPELLAALGEFGDPLGDAFQLRDDVLGVFGDPAVTGKSVLDDLREGKPTVMMALVRSAADRSQTARLRELFGNPSLDADGAAELREIIEVTGARERIEQMIRVRTDAALTALRNAVLTEESRAALVALAGQTIDRRA from the coding sequence GTGACGGTCACGGTCACACCGACCGACACGAGTGGACTGCGGGCGCGCTTCGACGCGGAGCTGGCCGCTTTCCTCGACCGGCAGGGCCCGGACTGGCCGGACGGGGCGCCGCGCGGGGTGTTCACCGCGCTGCAACGGTTCGTGCTGGCCGGCGGCAAACGGTTGCGCCCGCTCTTCTGCTACTGGGGTTGGCGTGGGGCCGGGGCTGCCGACGGCACACCGATCGTGGTGGCGGCAGCCGCGTTGGAGCTGTTCCACGCGTTCGCGCTGATCCACGACGACATCCTGGACGGCAGTGACCGTCGCCGGGGCGAGCCGTCGGTGCACCGTCTATTCGCGGACCTGCACGCCCGCTCGTCCTGGCGCGGCGACCCCGAGGCGTACGGGCGCAACACGGCGCTGCTCTGCGGGGACCTGTGCGCGGCGTGGTCGGATCAGATGTTCCACGAGTGCGGCCTGAGCACGGAGCAGGTGCACAGGGGCTACGGCGTGTTCGCGTTGATGCGGACCGAGGTGATCGCTGGGGAGTACCTGGACCTGGTGTCTGGTGTGGGTGACGGCTCGGTGGCAAGCGCGCTCACCGTGATCCGGATGAAGGCCGCCCGGTACACGGTGACCCGACCGTTGCAGATCGGCGCGGCCCTGGCCGGTGCGGGGCCGGAGCTGCTCGCCGCGTTGGGCGAGTTCGGTGACCCGCTTGGTGATGCGTTCCAACTACGGGACGACGTGCTGGGTGTCTTCGGTGACCCGGCTGTCACTGGAAAGTCGGTGCTTGACGACCTGCGCGAGGGCAAGCCGACGGTGATGATGGCGCTGGTCCGCAGCGCGGCCGACCGGTCGCAGACCGCTCGGCTGCGGGAGCTGTTCGGCAATCCCTCCCTTGACGCGGACGGCGCGGCGGAGCTGCGCGAGATCATCGAGGTGACGGGTGCACGGGAGCGGATCGAGCAGATGATCCGGGTCCGGACGGACGCGGCGTTGACCGCGTTGCGTAACGCCGTGCTGACCGAGGAGTCACGGGCCGCGCTCGTGGCGCTGGCGGGACAGACGATCGATCGCCGCGCCTGA
- a CDS encoding PQQ-dependent sugar dehydrogenase, which translates to MPTKDAPAHRSRSWFSAGSALLLVAAAGTVALGAGPAALGGPTPAQAHTINATDFQQVELARGVADMGEPMSLAVLPDRSVLHTARNGTLRRTDAGGTTTVVGTLPVYTHDEEGLQGVGVDPNFASNRHIFLYYAPPLSTPTGDAPATGTTWSAWQGVNRLSRFTLNADFTLNQASKVDVLDVPADRGLCCHVGGDIDFDASGNLYLSTGDDTNPFESAGYSPLDERTNRNPGYDAQRSAGNTNDLRGKILRIKVNANGTYSIPSGNLFAPGTARTRPEIYAMGFRNPFRISVDKATGVVYVGDYGPDAGSTSSTRGPSGQVEFNRVAAPGNYGWPYCTGTNTTTETYNEWDFATNATGAKYNCTGGPTNNSFRNTGLATLPPAQPAWIRYAGDAGTPTEFGGGSESPMGGPVYRYNASSTSTTKFPQSFDGQFFATEFGRGWIKPIHVNADGSRGTIDTFGWVGKQVMDSAFGPDGAYYVLDYGTGYFNGDANSALYRFDYVGGGNRAPSASASANKTSGAAPLTVVFSSAGSSDPEGGALTYSWNFGDGTTSTAANPTKTYNTNGTYTATLTVRDPQGATGSSSVQINVGNTAPTVTINSPGNGQLFSFGDTVSYSITVTDPEDGTVDCTKVKMTYVLGHDQHGHQITSKNGCSGTITIPVDGEHDDAANIFAIFDAEYTDAGGLTTHTQHTLPPRHRQAEFFGSSSGVNVFSKTPAEGGKTVGDINNGDWIAFQPYRLGNVTAFNARVSSAGAGGTLQVRAGSATGTVLGSATVPVTGGWETFTTVSGTITNPPTATTTLYLTFAGTGTGALYDIDAFTLVTGTPPTGGTGPIKGLAGKCLDVRSAATADGTQIQIYTCNGSAAQTWAVTPNSTIKSLGKCLDVSGAATADGTKIQLWTCNGTGAQNWSAQADGTLRNPASGKCLDVSANNSADSTPVHLWTCNAAANQKWTLP; encoded by the coding sequence ATGCCCACCAAGGACGCTCCCGCACATCGATCCCGATCATGGTTTTCCGCCGGCTCGGCGCTGCTCCTGGTGGCTGCTGCCGGCACTGTGGCCCTCGGCGCCGGCCCCGCAGCTCTCGGCGGCCCCACACCGGCCCAGGCGCACACCATCAACGCCACCGACTTCCAGCAGGTCGAGCTGGCACGCGGTGTCGCCGACATGGGTGAACCGATGTCGCTGGCAGTGCTTCCGGACCGCTCGGTCCTGCACACCGCCCGTAACGGCACCCTGCGCCGCACCGACGCGGGCGGCACCACAACAGTGGTCGGCACTCTGCCGGTCTACACCCACGACGAGGAGGGGTTGCAGGGCGTCGGGGTCGACCCGAACTTCGCCAGCAACCGGCACATCTTCCTCTACTACGCCCCGCCGCTGTCCACCCCGACCGGCGACGCGCCCGCCACGGGCACCACCTGGTCGGCCTGGCAGGGAGTGAACCGCCTCTCCCGGTTCACCCTCAACGCCGACTTCACGCTCAACCAGGCCAGCAAGGTCGACGTGCTCGACGTGCCGGCGGATCGTGGCCTGTGCTGCCACGTCGGCGGGGACATCGACTTCGATGCCAGCGGCAACCTCTACCTGTCCACAGGCGACGACACCAACCCCTTCGAGTCCGCCGGCTACTCGCCGCTTGACGAGCGGACCAACCGCAACCCGGGGTACGACGCCCAGCGCAGCGCCGGCAACACCAACGACCTGCGCGGCAAGATCCTGCGGATCAAGGTGAACGCCAACGGGACGTACTCCATCCCGTCGGGCAACCTGTTCGCGCCCGGCACGGCCAGGACCCGGCCGGAGATCTACGCCATGGGCTTCCGCAACCCGTTCCGGATCAGCGTCGACAAGGCCACAGGCGTCGTCTACGTCGGCGACTACGGGCCGGACGCCGGCTCCACAAGCTCCACGCGCGGCCCGTCCGGGCAGGTGGAGTTCAACAGGGTCGCCGCACCGGGCAACTACGGCTGGCCGTACTGCACCGGCACCAACACCACCACCGAGACGTACAACGAGTGGGACTTCGCCACAAACGCCACCGGGGCGAAGTACAACTGCACAGGCGGGCCGACGAACAACTCCTTCCGCAACACCGGCCTCGCCACCCTGCCGCCCGCCCAGCCCGCCTGGATCCGGTACGCAGGCGACGCCGGCACCCCGACCGAGTTCGGCGGCGGCTCCGAGTCGCCGATGGGCGGCCCGGTCTACCGCTACAACGCCTCGTCGACCTCCACCACCAAGTTCCCGCAGTCGTTCGACGGGCAGTTCTTCGCCACCGAGTTCGGTCGCGGCTGGATCAAGCCGATCCACGTCAACGCCGACGGCTCCCGGGGCACCATCGACACCTTCGGATGGGTCGGCAAGCAGGTGATGGACTCCGCGTTCGGCCCGGACGGCGCGTACTACGTGCTCGACTACGGCACCGGCTACTTCAACGGGGACGCCAACTCGGCGCTCTACCGCTTCGACTATGTGGGTGGCGGCAACCGGGCGCCCAGCGCCTCGGCGAGCGCCAACAAGACCTCCGGTGCGGCACCGCTGACAGTCGTGTTCTCCTCGGCCGGCTCGTCCGACCCCGAGGGCGGGGCGCTCACCTACTCGTGGAACTTCGGCGACGGCACCACCTCCACGGCGGCGAACCCGACGAAGACCTACAACACCAACGGCACCTACACAGCGACGCTCACAGTGCGCGACCCGCAGGGTGCCACCGGCAGCAGCAGCGTGCAGATCAACGTCGGCAACACCGCGCCCACTGTGACAATCAACAGTCCCGGCAACGGGCAACTGTTCAGCTTCGGTGACACGGTTTCGTACAGCATCACTGTCACCGACCCGGAGGACGGCACTGTCGACTGCACGAAGGTCAAGATGACCTATGTGCTCGGGCACGACCAGCACGGCCACCAGATCACCTCGAAGAACGGTTGCTCCGGCACGATCACCATCCCGGTCGACGGTGAGCACGACGACGCGGCGAACATCTTCGCGATCTTCGACGCGGAGTACACCGACGCCGGCGGTCTGACCACGCACACCCAGCACACGCTGCCGCCGCGTCACCGGCAGGCCGAGTTCTTCGGCTCCTCGTCAGGGGTCAACGTGTTCAGCAAGACCCCGGCCGAGGGCGGCAAGACCGTCGGCGACATCAACAACGGCGACTGGATCGCGTTCCAGCCGTACCGGTTGGGCAACGTGACAGCGTTCAACGCCCGGGTCTCCTCGGCGGGCGCCGGCGGTACCCTCCAGGTCCGTGCCGGCTCGGCGACGGGCACTGTCCTCGGCTCGGCCACCGTTCCGGTGACCGGTGGCTGGGAAACCTTCACAACGGTCAGCGGGACGATCACCAACCCGCCGACCGCCACCACCACGCTCTACCTGACGTTCGCGGGGACGGGCACCGGGGCGCTCTACGACATCGACGCCTTCACCCTCGTCACCGGTACACCCCCCACTGGCGGTACCGGCCCGATCAAGGGGCTGGCCGGCAAGTGCCTGGACGTGCGTAGCGCGGCCACCGCCGACGGTACGCAGATCCAGATCTACACGTGCAACGGCAGTGCGGCGCAGACGTGGGCGGTGACGCCGAACTCGACGATCAAGTCGTTGGGCAAGTGCCTCGACGTCTCCGGTGCCGCCACCGCCGACGGCACCAAGATCCAGCTCTGGACCTGTAACGGCACGGGCGCGCAGAACTGGTCCGCCCAGGCCGACGGCACGCTCCGCAACCCGGCGTCCGGCAAGTGCCTGGACGTCAGCGCCAACAATTCCGCGGACAGCACCCCCGTGCACCTGTGGACCTGCAACGCCGCCGCCAACCAGAAGTGGACCCTGCCCTGA
- a CDS encoding ThuA domain-containing protein — MRRLLRPVLGAATAALAVIACTTPATPASAADAPYDVLVFSKTAGFRHDAIPVGIQTIRDLGAANSFTVTATEDAAAFTTGNLAQYEAVVFLNTTGDVLNASQQTAFESYIGSGRGYVGVHAAADTEYDWPFYGNLVGAWFASHPAIQQANVKVEDRGHAATGHLPQTWTRTDEWYNYRTNARSTAHVLATLDESSYSGGGMGADHPHSWCKSYSGGRSFYTGGGHTQASYAEPAFRNHLLGGIRYAAGRSKADCRPETGYTPLFNGSTAGWSQAGPGSFTNSDATLTSVGGMGLYWYNAKQFTNYSLKLDWKLAGDDNSGVFIGFPPSSDPWSAVDNGYEIQIDATDAADRTTGSVYTFKSADIAARDAALNAPGEWNTYELLVEGERLQIFLNGVKINDFTNTNPVRSLAGHIGIQNHGTGDDASFRNIRIKELGTTPPPTGNTTVQAEAFSSANGVSAFAKAGANGGQTIGYIDPGDWAAYNGVDLTGVTSFTSRVVSGGAGGTIQVRTGSATGPVLGSVAVPNTGSWTTFANVTTTLSGVPSGTQNLYLTFGGSGTGLFDVDDFTLVKGGGTGTPGVGPIKGLAGKCLDVRNAATADGTQIQIYTCNGSAAQTWTVTPNSTIKALGKCLDVSGGASADGTKIQLWTCNGTGAQNWAAQSNGSLRNPTSGKCLDVSGNNSADSTVVHLWTCNGAANQKWTLP, encoded by the coding sequence ATGCGCAGACTCCTGCGACCCGTCCTCGGCGCGGCCACCGCCGCCCTCGCCGTCATCGCCTGCACCACCCCGGCCACCCCCGCCAGCGCCGCCGACGCCCCGTACGACGTGCTGGTGTTCTCCAAGACCGCCGGCTTCCGGCACGACGCGATCCCGGTCGGCATCCAGACCATCCGTGACCTGGGTGCGGCGAACAGCTTCACGGTCACCGCCACCGAGGACGCCGCAGCGTTCACCACCGGCAACCTCGCCCAGTACGAGGCGGTCGTCTTCCTCAACACCACAGGCGACGTGCTCAACGCCAGCCAGCAGACGGCCTTCGAGTCGTACATCGGCTCCGGTCGTGGGTACGTGGGTGTGCACGCCGCCGCCGACACCGAGTACGACTGGCCGTTCTACGGCAACCTGGTGGGCGCGTGGTTCGCCTCGCACCCGGCCATCCAGCAGGCGAACGTCAAGGTGGAGGACCGTGGGCACGCGGCGACGGGGCACCTGCCGCAGACCTGGACCCGCACCGACGAGTGGTACAACTACCGGACCAACGCCCGGTCCACCGCCCACGTGCTGGCGACCCTCGACGAGTCGTCGTACTCCGGTGGCGGGATGGGCGCCGACCACCCGCATTCCTGGTGCAAGAGCTACAGCGGTGGCCGGTCGTTCTACACCGGCGGCGGCCACACCCAGGCGTCGTACGCCGAGCCCGCGTTCCGCAACCACCTGCTCGGCGGCATCCGGTACGCGGCCGGTCGCAGCAAGGCCGACTGCCGGCCCGAGACCGGCTACACCCCGCTGTTCAACGGCTCGACGGCGGGTTGGTCCCAGGCCGGGCCGGGCAGCTTCACCAACTCCGACGCCACCCTCACGTCGGTGGGCGGCATGGGCCTGTACTGGTACAACGCCAAGCAGTTCACGAACTACTCGCTGAAGCTGGACTGGAAGTTGGCCGGCGACGACAACTCGGGTGTGTTCATCGGGTTCCCGCCGTCCAGTGACCCGTGGTCGGCGGTGGACAACGGCTACGAGATCCAGATCGACGCCACCGACGCGGCCGACCGCACCACCGGGTCGGTCTACACCTTCAAGTCCGCGGACATCGCGGCTCGCGACGCGGCGCTCAACGCGCCGGGGGAGTGGAACACCTACGAGCTGCTGGTCGAGGGCGAGCGGCTACAGATCTTCCTCAACGGGGTGAAGATCAACGACTTCACCAACACCAATCCGGTACGGTCGCTGGCCGGCCACATCGGCATCCAGAACCACGGCACCGGCGACGACGCCTCGTTCCGCAACATCCGGATCAAGGAGTTGGGCACCACGCCGCCGCCGACGGGTAACACCACGGTCCAGGCCGAGGCGTTCAGCTCGGCGAACGGCGTCTCCGCGTTCGCCAAGGCCGGTGCCAACGGCGGTCAGACCATCGGTTACATCGACCCGGGCGACTGGGCGGCGTACAACGGCGTGGACCTGACCGGCGTCACCTCGTTCACGTCCCGGGTCGTCTCCGGCGGCGCGGGCGGCACCATCCAGGTGCGTACCGGCTCGGCCACCGGCCCGGTGCTCGGCTCGGTGGCGGTGCCGAACACCGGCAGTTGGACGACGTTCGCCAACGTCACCACGACCCTGTCCGGCGTACCGTCCGGCACCCAGAACCTCTACCTCACGTTCGGCGGTAGCGGCACGGGGCTCTTCGACGTGGACGACTTCACCCTCGTCAAGGGCGGCGGCACCGGCACTCCCGGTGTCGGCCCGATCAAGGGCCTGGCCGGCAAGTGCCTGGATGTGCGCAACGCGGCCACCGCCGACGGTACGCAGATCCAGATCTACACCTGTAACGGCAGTGCGGCGCAGACGTGGACGGTGACGCCGAACTCGACGATCAAGGCGTTGGGCAAGTGCCTCGACGTCTCCGGCGGCGCGTCGGCTGACGGCACCAAGATCCAGCTGTGGACCTGCAACGGCACGGGCGCACAGAACTGGGCCGCCCAGTCCAACGGCAGCCTCCGCAACCCGACGTCCGGCAAGTGCCTGGATGTCAGCGGCAACAACTCCGCGGACAGCACCGTCGTGCACCTGTGGACCTGCAACGGCGCCGCCAACCAGAAGTGGACCCTGCCCTAA
- a CDS encoding sensor histidine kinase, which translates to MGRFAQWRRVVRAHGYRLLHRAEEPDPLDGPAPSLNRLDALVEGYAAGQPVRWTLAGQPRPLPGPVDVAAYRIIEESLSNARRHAPGAPVVVRLRYDPEGITIEVRDDGGDATAVAGESRGAGWGLLGVRRRAERLGGTFSAGPRAEGGFTVRAVLPAPEEMVR; encoded by the coding sequence ATGGGGCGGTTCGCGCAGTGGCGCCGGGTGGTGCGGGCGCACGGGTACCGGCTGCTGCACCGTGCCGAGGAGCCTGATCCGCTGGACGGGCCGGCACCCAGCCTGAACCGACTCGACGCCCTCGTGGAGGGCTACGCCGCTGGTCAGCCGGTGCGCTGGACACTGGCCGGCCAGCCCCGGCCGTTGCCCGGCCCGGTCGACGTCGCGGCGTACCGGATCATCGAGGAATCGCTCAGCAACGCGCGCCGGCACGCCCCGGGCGCGCCGGTCGTGGTCCGCCTCCGCTACGACCCCGAAGGCATCACCATCGAGGTACGCGACGACGGCGGCGACGCCACGGCGGTGGCGGGGGAGAGCCGAGGTGCCGGGTGGGGTCTGCTCGGCGTCCGCCGTCGTGCCGAGCGGCTCGGCGGTACGTTCTCCGCCGGCCCGCGCGCCGAAGGCGGCTTCACGGTTCGGGCTGTCCTCCCCGCGCCGGAGGAAATGGTCAGATGA
- a CDS encoding sugar phosphate isomerase/epimerase family protein, which translates to MARPITLFTGQWADLPFEEVCRLASEWGYDGLEIACWGDHFEVDKALADDSYVDRKRETLAKHNLQVFTISNHLVGQAVCDHPIDERHQDILPGRIWGDGEPEGVRQRAAEEIKDTARAAAKLGVKTVVGFTGSSIWHTLAMFPPVPPSMIERGYQDFADRWNPILDVFDEVGVRFAHEVHPSEIAYDYWTTKRTLEAIGHRPAFGLNWDPSHFVWQELDPVNFIFDFADRIYHVDCKDAKVRTGDGRRGRLASHLPWADLRRGWDFVSTGHGDVPWEDCFRALNAIGYTGPISVEWEDAGMDRLVGAPEALQFVRRLAFDAPSAAFDAAFSSKD; encoded by the coding sequence ATGGCGCGACCCATCACGCTCTTCACCGGCCAGTGGGCCGACCTTCCGTTCGAGGAGGTCTGCCGGCTCGCCTCCGAGTGGGGCTACGACGGTCTGGAGATCGCCTGCTGGGGCGACCACTTCGAGGTCGACAAGGCGCTCGCCGACGACTCGTACGTCGATCGCAAGCGGGAGACGCTCGCGAAGCACAACCTTCAGGTCTTCACGATCTCCAACCACCTGGTCGGTCAGGCGGTCTGCGACCACCCGATCGACGAGCGGCACCAGGACATCCTGCCCGGCCGGATCTGGGGCGACGGCGAGCCGGAGGGGGTCCGCCAGCGGGCCGCGGAGGAGATCAAGGACACCGCGCGGGCTGCGGCGAAGCTCGGCGTGAAGACTGTCGTCGGCTTCACCGGGTCGTCGATCTGGCACACGCTGGCGATGTTCCCGCCGGTGCCGCCGTCGATGATCGAGCGCGGTTACCAGGACTTCGCCGACCGGTGGAACCCGATCCTCGACGTGTTCGACGAGGTCGGGGTGCGGTTCGCGCACGAGGTGCACCCCAGCGAGATCGCGTACGACTACTGGACGACGAAGCGGACGTTGGAGGCGATCGGTCACCGGCCCGCCTTCGGGCTGAACTGGGACCCGTCGCACTTCGTCTGGCAGGAGCTGGACCCGGTGAACTTCATCTTCGACTTCGCCGACCGGATCTACCACGTCGACTGCAAGGACGCGAAGGTGCGTACCGGGGATGGCCGGCGCGGTCGGCTCGCCTCGCACCTGCCGTGGGCGGATCTGCGTCGCGGCTGGGACTTCGTCTCCACCGGGCACGGCGACGTGCCCTGGGAGGACTGCTTCCGGGCGTTGAACGCGATCGGCTACACCGGCCCGATCTCCGTGGAGTGGGAGGACGCCGGGATGGACCGTCTCGTCGGCGCTCCGGAGGCGCTCCAGTTCGTCCGCCGGCTCGCGTTCGACGCACCGAGCGCGGCCTTCGACGCCGCGTTCAGCAGCAAGGACTGA